The sequence gaaaatcacataactttaaataaatgatcatcaatgatttatattcctaaaatacgaacagcatttcgtgtaggaaatgaaggatttacaaagaattttcataaacgaaatacaaatccaatagaactaaaaatagaaaatattttaacaattaatcatgaaaaataaatcatgaagaaatttcatgatatttgttttgaaaatcctcaggaaaaaattaagaaaagaaaacaattcattgctttaataaaacttaaagaccctaatatcacaatccgtgaagcaccaagaaaatgcaacatggatgatgtaaaaatattcgaaaaagaggttcaaaaattactaaaacttaagataatcatcccaagcaagagtccacactcttcaccagccttttatgtcagtaagaaagacactgataagaaaagaatggtaattgattatcgaaaaatgaataatgcaacaattatggatggatattacattccaaacaagaatgatttactatcttatataggaggaatgaaatatttctccagtttagattgtaaataaggattctggcaaattcagctagaaccacaaacacaattacttacatcattcagttgtccaaaaggacagtatcaatggactgtattatctttcggacttaaacaagcatcaggtatctttcaaagatatatggatgaatcttttaaatcatatgtagatttttgttgtgtttatatagatgacatattaatttattcaaaaacactagatgtttgtcataaagatggaattatactttctgaaaagaaagcacaattgtttaaaacaaaaataaattatttaggattacaaatagaagatggaaaacgTTGTTTACAacagcatatacttaagaaaattcacgattttcctagtgaaatcaaggataaagatcaattaagaagatttttaggattattaacttattctggaaattaaattaagaaacttgcagaaatcaaaaAACCTCTTCAGATAAAACTTAAACAAGACTACAAGTGGAAATGGTCTAATgaagatactaattatatagatactattaaaaagaaaataattagtaatcttcctgagttatatttttctttcaataaaaatataataataattgaaacagacgcttcagatgaatactggggagcatgtttaaaagcttatacaggagaaagaaatttagaagaacttactaaaacagctactagaaaaaatgaagaattatgcaattatacatcaggaacttttcaagatgcacaattaaattatcattcaaatgaaaaagaattattagctttaatattcacaattaggacttatgaaatttatcttattcctaaaccatttttagtaagaacagataatatgaatttaacatatttcaagacaaggaaaatatcaaaaaatgcagggagaaatgcagcaaggctaattagatggcaattggaattaaaccattatcagttcgagatccaacatgtcaaaggaacggataattcattacccgacgcattaaccagagaacttcatccaaattatactatccgtagtaacgtAATAACAAAAGatatcctaagtgatccagaaaatgaccgCGAATCGtccgaacatgccttagaaagcatgaagaatataaattgatgaaatgagatttatattcagagacatgaattattttatgactttcagtcatccaaacatgcctcagaaagcatggaaaatataaattgatgaaatgagatttatattcagaaacatgaattactctatgagtaaagacaatcaatctcatttatgaagattgattcaattcttgcaaaagaatttcaTAAATgaaatgatacgcataataaaactatttGAGTTACTCACGAAAAAGAGTTAAATTTTAaccagttatatatatatatatatatatatatatgttttattgtgcaggatgaaacaattaaatcaattagaagaacaattgattgacatagatgaagaaattcagattttcaacaaagaaaaaagaatataaaaggaaaaattcagaggattaaagaaaagatgacaacatcatcatcatcatcctcaccaaaaactccaatcaagttagcaacttcatttaacaaaataatggagatgaatgaaaaacagtcagtggtcacagccaacactgataaccaagaaaaagaaaagaaaaaagaaccggtggtcacagccaacacctagaaaaatgaaaaaaaataaaggacgtttaaaagtgcccttgaagcaagagaaagaaagatggttaatctgcgaccacaaaaaccaatttttgaaaaaacaaattttccagaaaaactcaagactgaattctttgaaacactaaactatttcaGAATAGCCaaccatctgcagaatcttggctacaaacttgtgacacacagagcatatcaagagcaagaacactacaaggtgctccagcgcatgaagtcgcaagattcttttcaaatggattattaagtggattggaagtcagtcccaacaatcaagaaatagaactatttccatatcagttgagaaatagtatcatccagttcaagaaagcagtctttaaggacgatccagtattaacattgagtattcactcaacccttccagattgggatgataacaaattctatcaaccaatggtatatattcaatgtcgaaaacaaaaagacaagttcttattcgaaggatcaaatgaagagaaaccagtaatggatatctcaacacttcctgagataagaataaagacattgatttacatgatctcaaagacaggaaagattgatgaaaactcaaaggttaaaataaattttgcaaccagtaaaattttattaaccactggacacaaggagacaatccaaaaaaaagaacaagccatgttagctcaattcgaagctccaatctatgaagcaagagttgacatgacccgagaaacccaacaaatgctatgtcaaaaactaaaaataatgatttccactcacaaatgtggacattgccaacccattcagacagaaaaaacatctgtcaaagaggacaaaccagttgtcaaagaagacaaaccaataaagaaatggtccgaatgtaCCAGTGATTCATaaagtgacacaatgtaaaaacaaatgaaatcgtggaccacaccacatgtgaaaggcatccactcagatgtaaaatgagttgttttccattatgtagtatggtccccctcttcctttatttttactaacgtatgcgtttctccacccctataaaaggagatgtttgtGTTGTAAATGGATAAGTGAAGTTAaagtatctctctcttcttaagtttcttacaatctggttcatacaagatgtataaaaactatcagaaactaagaaacataaaatcagaaacaaaaataagtcttatggctaataactaaacaagcagggcgtaaggaggataaggttggaaaccaaccattgaagattcatggttagagtaaacctggagatccatagagcaagtaccagttgatcaagtgatcgttaagggaaagcaaggatttggcctctgctcaaaaccaagattcattcaaacaaggtaaccttTCTAAATCTCTTGCAGCCCTTAATttaaagaaatagtcaaaatacattaatcatgtcatcatcctttataagaaattgaagattgataataaaaaactggtttgaaatagaagatgatcatgaatatgatacatttcatgaatatcatttaaatacttctgatttaaccatattcgaatcaatttatcaactaaaatttgtaattataacctatgaatggaaccaaactaatctgaaaacatttatctgttataaatgaatcagatctgtaaagccatgaatgagaaaattcataagaatttgaagaattccgcaacctggtatcagagcggttaaataaagcagattattaatgcctggattaactttagtattgagattaaaaatttatttgataaaataatcttactaaaagatttacgtcaaatagatcaattatggaataaaataaaagatctccaaaccttttatttcaaaaatcatgacaaagaacatttttcaagcaactggaaaatgataattcaaatttctgaaaacgatgaaattgaagacataacaatatgttatgaataagaacaaactttgttatcgaaatccgatcaacaaaaacaaaataataaaagtaacaatttttactaaatggaaaatgtatgaaaatacaaaaatgaatatctttaatttatattctcaaaatataaattttgatatagaaaattgtgaaaacaatttgaaacatcttaaaaattgtcaatcttcaattgatagtttcgaagattttcagaatttattagaacaaattgattcaacaaaaagtcttttaatagccttaagaaaattaagaagttctatcatctgttaaaatgacagaagaaacaattccaaatcaaaatagtcAGATTTATGAATATGAAGagaaccaagagtataatttgaatattatatttaatcagaATAAGTTTGCCGAGATACAGAAAACAgagttttctaattcaaaaacaaatctaatagaccaaccaggaatattaagcaagatttcaaattttattaatcctagaaaaaatttaatttattattcgattcgtacaatagaacgatcttgtaaaataaataacgaatcaatGTCTAATACTTTGAAGTTATTAACAATtcaagatattgataccatcatggcaaaagccagtgaaaaagaacgatctgaactgaaatatgttcacaTTGGAGGAATCAAAATAAtagtatcagctcactaccgagaaggaatagatacatcaattgaaatcacagttcgtgacaaaaggatACGTAATTTTGAGAATTCTATcattggaaaaattgaaggaaacttatgttacaaaaagatgaaattttgtatacaatatatctctttttgataaaaatataaatgacgttttaacattagattattacttttatagaaataatcttatgttaacaggaaaccatacgatcaatataaactatgttgtcggtttagcaataagtaataattctcaaacaggaataatttcaacaaaaccaactatttctgttgaaagaatgtttgaaaatattacaagaattgaacaccctcgaaaagcatttattgaagaaataaatccatataaaagatggagttcagatgacctccaaatcacaaaacagtctgtaccaagaagatcattatcatttgctataaatgatgaagatattcttgaaaagattggaaccatgaatcaaaatattcttaaaattaaacaagctattgttaatgaatcaacctcatcgcaatgacatccttaataaaattagaaaaagatctaggagatttagaaaataatatcaataagatcaactatcaatacaagaattagagaagaatttcaaagaatatattgatttagcaatgactagattaataattgaacaggaaagacatagtaataaaatattaaactatcttaaagaagttcttccaatagataaaggaaaaagaaaaatggaagaagaaccaccattcaaaattgaatcatggtatagaaatccccttagttatggcaaacataagtatggagatgtttagtgaaacagactcatctgattttgaacaaataggagtaaatacagaagaattatatcattcacatcaggaatcagaacaatacagagatatggatatttcagaatcagaatctgaagatgattctagaccacgattaaatctacgaacgaatgtagaaggtagtggtggaagagatgatgaagaatttaaatataacagagaccaatactctggatcttataaagatgttagagatattcttagataatcaaaaacatcaagatttgtgaaacagaatatcttagatttaggttgttcaacagccaaagaaagaaaatcaaaaatagatcattgggcaaatgaactatcagtacaaattcaattaacatcattattagacaaaagcgagaatattcaagttttaactcatgagatgataaaaatgacactggtaggagcagtaagaacttgggctgaaaacctagtaattactaatctaccacaaggaatgacaggacatcgatatttcgaactatttgttgatgccttgtaccaagaatttttaggagtttctaataataacgctaatttagtagccaaaaatatagaacaaaatagagcaatttttattctggataatataaaattatgtaatctatgttatctagaagaatttatatgtgattatgaaacaaactattatcagttaatagatgctgataaaaaagagcattataaattaaatatttttaataaaatacctaatataccaataaatagtaaagatgaattcttaactagtgcttatgccaaaacactaggaggagctattaaatttattaaagacgttataacaaaaaaatgtcaagaagtaacattaaataaaagaatatccaaatcttacaaacaaagtaataaactttgttgtgacaaatgaaattcacagtaaaagaatacggttgtaaaacaaacatgtcacacaaacatttaaaacgacagaaacataataaattaaataaaccttataaatcttttaataggaaatttattccctataagaaaaaagaaatttagaaggaatttcttcagaaaaccttataaaaaaaaattttataaaaagtttgataataaaaaaccaccttgcccaaaaggtaaaggaaataactgcacatgttggttgtgcaatgaagaagatcattatgcaaatgaatgtccaaaacgaaacgaaaagaaaaataaagttaaacttcttgaagaaatatatactattggattctatccagtagaaacaattgaattttcatccgacgatgaaaatatttattatcttgatgaatcagattttgaatccgattccacatttgataattcaagaaataataatgattaaaataaagacaaaaGCATTTTcggaaagaaaaatataaagaGTAAATTGAAACTTATGTTTGATTTAGAAAGTTATCTGCAATTTGCCCATATAGATATCAAcactattattattgttatttttatctAAGAGGTTACCATGAGTCTACTAAAAAAACTTGTTCATAATAACGAAGCGAATATTATAAAGTCTTAACGAACCTCATTAAACAAATTCAAACGAACTTTTATGGAATCAAATTACTAATAATTGACTGGCAGTTGGTTCATTTCCATCCTTAAAGATAACGTATGATAtacattaattaatattttttagcaCCACATAAACTACGGAATTTGGGTGTGGAACTGTGGATAAGGGGAtggcttttttaatttttactcattatattatttaatttatatcttacattatatttatattgaagatatattattaattatttacatattataaataatatattaatttaaaaataataaatttgggCTAATAGTAAGGTAGGTAGCCAGAGTTGGGTGAGCGGTCACGTCAGATATCCAAAAAGTTGCAAACAATTCATTGTTTCagaaaccaaaaaataaaaaacatcacTTTTCCGTTTCTTTAAAATCACTCAGTAATCAGTGTCACTGTATCAGTGCTCACATTCATTTGCAATCTATGTAAGTGTAACCATCAAAGCTCTCGTTTTTATGCCACCATTTGATCGATTGTGAACATTTTGATTCTCTTTTCAAGAACCCCATTCAAAATTTGTCAGCTCAAACAATCATAAAGAATGGCGGATTATCTACCCGAAGGTGTCATTGTCAATATCCTCCAAAGATTGTCCGTGAAAAACCTTATCTGCTGCACTTGCGTTTCGAAATCATGGTATTCTTTGATAACTAGCCCAGAATTCATCTCCTCTCACTTGAATTTCACCTCTGCCACAGAAAAAGATGCGTCTTTACTTTTACTCAGACGTTGCCTTGCAGATTCCGAGTGTTATTCTCTGTACACCGACGAAAAATTTTGCACTTGGAATGACACATTGAAATTCCCGTTTACGAGTATAAATTCTTATTTCACAATTATTGGTAACTGCAACGGATTGCTGTGTCTCTCAGATGATCGAGTGCTTTACCTGCACACCATCATTCTATGGAATCCCTGCATTAGAAAGTCGATTGTGCTTCCAAAACCCAATTTGATTTACAATTCTTTTGGCACTTTTGTGCAATCTTTTGGATTCGGGTTCGATCCCATTTCTAGTGATTACAAGCTGGTTAGAATAACATATGTGGATGATGCCCAAGAACCCCTGCCTCAGGTCGAGATATACCGGCTGAGTACAGGTATGTGGCAAGACATCAGCTATTTGGCCCTTGATTGTGTTATATACAATCGATCCCGCCCAGCATACATCAATGGGAGTACTCATTGGATTGCAAATTCCATCCAACGTGGCGACTTGATCGTGTCATTCGATATGTGTCGTGAAGTGTTTCGGAAGATGACTATACCGGCTAGCCTGGTGAATCTTGAATCTTTCAGTAGTAAAGATGTGGTGGCTTATAAAGGATCACTTGCTCTCGTGTCTTGGAATCTGTCGGGCAATGATCCTGGTTTTTGCGTGTGGGTGATGAAGGAGTATGGTGTTGCGGAGTCATGGGCTAAACATTTTGTCATGACTTATCAAAATGCCGGAGGGGGGATAATGAGGCCATTGTGGGTTAGAAAAAATGGTGGGATTTTAGTCGCTCGGCAAGATGGGCGTGTGGTTTCTTATGATGTGGTTGGGGATGGAGTCGAGGATCTCCGAATACGCGGATCGTCTTCTGAGGAATTTGTTCGTTCTGTTCATGTGGATGGTTATATGGAGAGCCTTGTGCTGCTTGGGAGGGGTCCTATGTTTGATGATGCACATGTTCGCAACATTTTGCCGCTCCTGAACTTTGGTGATGGCTGCGGTTCTTCTGTGAATAGCTATGGTTGCTGCTACCTGCGTAGCTTGGGGAATGGATTCAAGCATAGCCATGGGAGTTATGCAGCGCATGGAGCCATGTAACTAGTTTCATCAACTTTAGTTTTAGGGATATAAATCATGTAATTGTCTTGATTTTAGGTGTAAGAGGCAAGCTTATTGTTGTCTTGTCTTGTTGCTGATTGATTTGATGACAAAGCTCGTGACTACtattattgattgtttttgTTATCAGTGACAGTATCTGAGTATCACATATCATTCAGgctaattttcaaaaaaaaaaaaaaaaaaaaaaagaaagaaaaaaaatatcattcagTCTAGATCTGACTGTATAAATGATCCTCCCATGCCATCCATAAGGGGTGAGGGCCACCCTGTATTTCATATCCTTGGACaaagaaataattaaattctaaataaataaaaagtttaaAATGCGAATGCAGCTTTAGTTTGGGTTGCCTTCACAATCATATGATGTTGATATGAAGTATGAACAATATACGGAAACTAATATCTGCCTTGTGTATGGTAAATATGGTGCAATCACTCTCgactatatttatttttaattatattttaaaaaatctgtGAATCGGTGGAACTGGTTTTAAATCGGTTTATCGGTTCAAAGCTGGTTCGGCCTATTCTGACCGGTTTAGAATGATTTAAACGTGAAAATGGTTTTTGTATCTGCTTTGGACTAGATATGTGACCGATTTGTGATCGAACTGACAACTCCgatctaattttaaaaattttgggattAATGTGTTTGAGTGAAAAGTTCAAAAGTTGCAAGTGTGTTTGTAAGTATGAGTCATGTTAGACACATAAGTCAAATGATTATCATATATTTTTGGGATAATTTATGTTGCATTAGGATTTTTTATTCACGATGAGTTTGTATAAGATATTCATATGTATGTTTGTAATTATGGGTCATGTTGGAGAGAAAAGTCATATGtttatcatatatatttttggattaCACTATATCGAGAGTTTTATTTTCAGTGAGTTTTGTATAATATGTTATCGCGAACATCTTaaggtaaataaaaaaaaatattgatggatCCTATGTTATTttgcacaaaaacaaaaaaaatgaagtaTTTCTCCGGTGTAGCATACAATGAGCTGTATTTTTGGggaaaaaattcagatttataagtcataaatattttgaatttttccttCATTGCAAACTTTTAGGCGATGAGTCATCATGCCATATGATAGAATTTGATTACGCACACTTTGAGTCTGTGCCTAACTCCCAAGAGCAAAACTCTGTTGATAATATTTCTGAATGAATCCCAAATATTCTTTTTACAATCTTTAAATAGTGAGCGATAAAAGCTGAAGAAAACATCCTGAAACAGAATCGTAACTAAATACAATTGATATAAAAGATGGTTTCTCTATCCTATGACGTAATCCTTCATCCATGTAGGTTGGTTGCGTCTTCTAGGCTCTGGCCGCTGGTTACACTCTCCTTCATCTTCCTCGTGCACTTGGGTGGTATTGGGAATTTCTGAGTCTTCCATTATTTGGACTGGGCTTTTATCAATTATCCTTTTGTTGGCCCATTCTTCAAGAAGTTGGCCCACCAATTGTGAGTCCATCTCCAGTCTTACGGGCTTATCACTCCCCTCATCTTCAAAATCAACCTTGTCCTCAAGGTTGAACTGATTGTAAAGAGAGCAGAACTCATGAAAGTTTTCCCAAGTGGCATCCTCTGGATATTGGTCAGACCACTGCACTAACACTTGCTTCACTTTCTGATTATTAAGAGTGATAATCCGAGTAGCTAAAATGCTCAAAGGCAAAGATAGTGGCTGATTGTTAACACTGAACTCAGGCAGTGGTTCAATGTGGTTGGGAACATCTCCTTCATAGAGTTTGAGTTGTGATGCGTGGAATGTGGGGTGAATGCGGCTTGTAGGTGGTAACTGCAGCTTGTAAGCTACCCGTGTCAATAAGAATTTCAACTGGGATTTGGTTGTGAGATGTCGTGATATTATAGATGCGGGGACTGAAAGCATTAGTAAGTGTATGTAAGCTAACTTCCAGTATGTCTTCCTTGTGTTCCGCATCATTTTCTGCAGGGAAAAGCTGGCTCTCGAATTCCTCGTGTTCATCACCGAAGAGAACCATGACCCTATTTTTGCAGCGATGGTGAACATTGTATTTTTCATCGCATGTAAAAAACAATCCCTTTTCTTGCTTCTCTTGGATTTCCGTCGGAGTTAATCGTTTGTATGGTAACTTGGTGGTGTTGTGAGGAGGTGGCCACTGTAATTTTGGTGCCGGTATAACAGGTTTTGCCGACACCCCCGCCATAGAGTTGGGATTTGTAAATTCCCTCTGCCCAGTGCCCCGGAGGTCATCATTTTGTTCCTCAAACAATTGGGCTTTCGTCATCGCTTCAGTGAGATTCTTGGGTGGGTTGATCAATAACTCTCGTCTTATCTCTGGTTTGTGTCCCCAAATGAAAAAATTTAGAAACATCGGTTCAGATACTCCCACAATCCGATTCATCAAGCCTTCAAACTCAGCTCGGAATCGAGAAACACGCCCCGTTTGAACGAGTTTTGCAATGCGACCCATGGGATCATCATAGAAAGATGAGCTGAATCGCTCCTTTACTGCATCGAGAAACCCATCCAAATCTGTGAGGCTCGCGCCCTCAAGTCCAAGTACCACCCCGGCCCATATCCCTACTTGGTATTTAAAACCCAATCCTTCCAGCACTTTGGGTATCTTTCTACATTACAATTATAATCATTTCTCAAACATTGTTCTCTCTCTCTCCCAAAGAAACGTGAATGTGAAGTGTCATCTAGAAGGATTCTAGCCCTCTTACAGTCAACCTTAAATTATTTCTAGAAGATGGTAAGTGGAACACGTGTTCTCTTGATAttctttatattatttatcttcaTGTTCTATTATATACAAATCTATGTCCTATTGTGGTATGATAGTTTTCTACAATTATTTGGTTGAGTTGATCTTGCCTATGACCTTGTCTAGTAGGGTTAAACTAGACACCTATGATCCAATCTGGAGAGTTAAGCCAGACATTATGATTCAGTCTGGGAAGTTAAGCCAGACATCATGATCCATTCTGGTGAGTTAAGCCAGAAACTCATGATCCAATCTGGGGAGTTAAGCcagatatttgattttaatatatttgagACTTTTAAACTTGTGAATACTTTTGATCGCTTTATAAAAAAATGCGgtcatatatttttaaaaagattGCTTGAGATcgaattgttattattttcttttgggTTTAGTTGgaacattttattttaaattccggataattattttgtttttcttggaaTAAGTTGGTTGTTGGATTTAGTTCTTTATGGAGATGTATAATATTGattctatttatttttattataaatctCGTTTATTTTAGGCTTAATGTtcttttagaaataaatttaaCTATGTAAATTCTGAGGACACTGCCGATGTCTATGCCATACAACTCGGGGCATGACACAATCAGTCACCACTTCATTGCGATCCACCATTGGTACCATGCAGCCGCTTCCCCTTCAAAGTGGAAAGCCACGACCGGCAACCTCAATTCTTTTGGAATGGCATGGAGATTGAAATATTTCTCGGTTTTGTAAACCCAACTGTAAACATTATCCCCATTAAACTTTGGTAATTCCAATCGAAGCCCCTTCA comes from Henckelia pumila isolate YLH828 chromosome 4, ASM3356847v2, whole genome shotgun sequence and encodes:
- the LOC140867315 gene encoding F-box/kelch-repeat protein At3g23880-like, with product MADYLPEGVIVNILQRLSVKNLICCTCVSKSWYSLITSPEFISSHLNFTSATEKDASLLLLRRCLADSECYSLYTDEKFCTWNDTLKFPFTSINSYFTIIGNCNGLLCLSDDRVLYLHTIILWNPCIRKSIVLPKPNLIYNSFGTFVQSFGFGFDPISSDYKLVRITYVDDAQEPLPQVEIYRLSTGMWQDISYLALDCVIYNRSRPAYINGSTHWIANSIQRGDLIVSFDMCREVFRKMTIPASLVNLESFSSKDVVAYKGSLALVSWNLSGNDPGFCVWVMKEYGVAESWAKHFVMTYQNAGGGIMRPLWVRKNGGILVARQDGRVVSYDVVGDGVEDLRIRGSSSEEFVRSVHVDGYMESLVLLGRGPMFDDAHVRNILPLLNFGDGCGSSVNSYGCCYLRSLGNGFKHSHGSYAAHGAM